The following are from one region of the Vibrio hyugaensis genome:
- a CDS encoding cation-translocating P-type ATPase, with product MTKKWFTESVEETLTQLNVSTEQGLTSEEVEQRQAEHGKNELQEQEGKSALELFLHQFKNPLIFILGIGAIVSFFTGHLVDAIAITVIIFINAIIAFWQEFKAQKGMEALREMAAPTAQVRRNGEWIDVLARDIVPGDILKINTGDILAADVRIIEANRLAVDEAALTGESEPVDKIVKVIEDETVGLGDQRNLGFMTTIVTTGTGLGVVVSTGMKTEVGHIADMMANTEETKTPMQERMDTIAKTLMVAALGVVAVVCGIGLYHGMPWLEILNTGISLSVAAIPEGLPTVISIVLTMGSTRMVKNNALAKQLSAIETLGSTTVICSDKTGTLTQNQMQVMKAYDASGRYWEVSGKGFSPEGEFKPLGHTVDAKQSPEMMKGLVVATLCNDAEYIKNGDNSSVRGNPTEGALIVAAAKAGLEQSDMLSTGGYSIVEKFPFDSARKMASVIVKGPDGKHFLAIKGAPDVVLRNASGFMVDGGELPTAPTMSTGSLALAASPAEEVIANYEAAIQDFAEQALRTLAVGYKELTEDDLKREPAELEKDVTVLGLYGIMDPPRPEVRDAVESCYNAGVRTVMITGDHALTAAAIAREIGIIRSEKDLVITGAQLDEMDDEALRKICPEVAVFARVTPEHKLRIVQAQQHNNEVAAMTGDGVNDAPALRRADIGVAMGITGTSVAKDSGDLILLDDNFSTIVKAVRQGRQIFDNLRKFIRQALTANVGEVSVILFAFLMMGPEAILPLTPLMILWINLVSDGLPALALGVEPEEKDLMERKPRKRNESFFSDHLGTRIVTRGLALGGMSYLAFNWALSSGQSAQYAQTMAFAMLIFAQLWHLFDSRSFSSLYRKNPFTNKYLLGAVALSATLSLGVIYTGLGQLIFNTEALSAGHLFGVILVSSLPTFILSGIKEMTKTKVV from the coding sequence ATGACTAAAAAGTGGTTTACTGAGTCGGTTGAAGAAACACTGACTCAATTAAATGTATCAACTGAGCAAGGTTTGACTTCGGAAGAAGTAGAGCAGCGTCAGGCTGAACACGGCAAAAACGAGCTACAAGAGCAAGAAGGCAAATCTGCCCTTGAGCTATTCCTACACCAATTTAAGAACCCATTGATCTTCATTCTGGGTATTGGTGCGATTGTTTCCTTCTTTACTGGTCACCTTGTGGATGCGATTGCCATCACTGTGATCATCTTCATCAATGCCATCATCGCATTTTGGCAAGAGTTTAAAGCTCAGAAGGGCATGGAAGCGCTGCGCGAAATGGCAGCCCCAACGGCACAAGTTCGTCGTAATGGCGAATGGATTGATGTGTTGGCACGTGACATTGTGCCGGGTGACATTCTAAAGATTAATACGGGCGATATCCTTGCTGCGGACGTGCGCATCATTGAAGCAAACCGTCTTGCGGTAGATGAAGCCGCGCTTACTGGTGAGTCTGAGCCGGTTGATAAAATCGTTAAGGTGATTGAAGACGAAACCGTCGGCCTTGGTGATCAGCGTAATTTGGGCTTTATGACCACGATTGTGACCACTGGTACAGGCTTGGGTGTGGTTGTCAGCACAGGCATGAAGACCGAAGTTGGCCACATCGCGGACATGATGGCAAACACTGAAGAAACCAAAACACCAATGCAAGAGCGTATGGATACCATCGCAAAAACCTTAATGGTTGCGGCTTTGGGTGTGGTGGCTGTGGTTTGTGGTATCGGCCTTTACCACGGTATGCCTTGGCTGGAAATCCTCAACACGGGTATTTCGTTGTCGGTAGCGGCGATTCCAGAAGGTCTGCCAACAGTTATCTCAATTGTGTTGACGATGGGCTCAACGCGCATGGTGAAGAACAACGCATTGGCGAAGCAGCTTTCTGCAATTGAGACGCTGGGTTCAACCACGGTTATCTGTTCAGATAAAACCGGTACGCTGACACAAAACCAAATGCAGGTAATGAAAGCGTACGACGCAAGTGGTCGTTACTGGGAAGTGTCAGGCAAAGGCTTTAGCCCTGAAGGTGAATTCAAACCTCTAGGCCACACGGTTGATGCAAAGCAAAGCCCAGAGATGATGAAAGGCTTAGTGGTTGCGACCCTATGTAATGATGCGGAATACATCAAAAATGGCGATAACTCGTCTGTGCGTGGTAACCCAACCGAAGGCGCATTGATTGTTGCAGCGGCAAAAGCGGGTCTGGAGCAATCAGACATGCTATCGACAGGCGGTTACTCTATCGTTGAGAAGTTCCCGTTTGATTCTGCTCGTAAGATGGCATCAGTGATTGTTAAAGGACCGGATGGTAAGCACTTCCTTGCTATTAAAGGTGCGCCAGATGTGGTGTTACGCAATGCCTCTGGCTTTATGGTCGATGGTGGTGAGTTACCTACGGCACCAACGATGTCGACAGGCAGCTTAGCGTTAGCGGCAAGCCCTGCAGAAGAGGTGATTGCGAACTACGAAGCGGCAATTCAGGATTTTGCAGAGCAAGCGCTTCGCACTTTGGCAGTAGGTTATAAAGAGCTGACGGAAGATGATCTCAAGCGTGAGCCTGCTGAGCTAGAGAAAGATGTGACCGTACTTGGTTTGTACGGAATCATGGACCCTCCACGTCCAGAAGTTCGCGACGCAGTAGAGAGCTGTTACAACGCAGGCGTTCGCACGGTGATGATCACTGGTGACCACGCACTTACTGCAGCGGCAATTGCACGTGAAATCGGCATTATCCGCAGTGAAAAAGACTTGGTCATTACGGGCGCACAACTGGATGAGATGGATGATGAGGCACTACGTAAAATCTGTCCGGAAGTTGCCGTCTTTGCTCGTGTAACACCAGAACACAAGCTGCGCATTGTTCAGGCTCAGCAACACAACAATGAAGTGGCAGCGATGACAGGTGACGGCGTGAACGACGCGCCAGCTCTTCGTCGTGCGGACATCGGTGTTGCAATGGGTATCACCGGTACATCGGTAGCCAAAGACTCGGGCGATTTGATTCTACTGGATGACAATTTCAGCACGATCGTAAAAGCAGTACGCCAAGGTCGTCAGATCTTCGATAACTTGCGTAAGTTTATTCGCCAAGCATTGACGGCGAACGTGGGCGAAGTATCGGTTATCTTGTTCGCCTTCTTGATGATGGGACCAGAAGCGATTCTGCCACTTACGCCGCTAATGATTCTATGGATCAACCTAGTCTCTGACGGTCTGCCTGCGCTGGCACTGGGTGTAGAACCTGAAGAGAAAGATCTGATGGAGCGTAAGCCGCGTAAGCGTAACGAAAGCTTCTTCAGCGACCATCTGGGTACTCGTATTGTGACGCGTGGTTTGGCATTAGGCGGCATGAGCTACTTGGCGTTCAACTGGGCACTAAGCAGCGGTCAAAGCGCGCAGTATGCACAAACGATGGCGTTCGCAATGCTGATTTTTGCTCAGCTATGGCACTTGTTCGATTCGCGCAGTTTTAGTTCGCTATACCGCAAGAACCCGTTCACCAACAAATACCTCTTGGGCGCAGTAGCATTATCGGCGACGCTGTCTCTTGGCGTGATTTACACCGGTCTTGGTCAGTTGATCTTTAACACAGAGGCACTAAGTGCTGGTCACCTATTTGGTGTGATTCTTGTGTCTTCGCTGCCGACATTCATTTTGTCTGGTATTAAAGAGATGACGAAAACCAAAGTTGTTTAA
- a CDS encoding NAD(P)/FAD-dependent oxidoreductase: MIRINEIKLPLDHEEGALLDAITKKLGIAAEKVISFNVFRRGYDARKKTNIHLIYTLDIIVEGDEEALLAKFEKDPHVRQTPDMEYKFVAKAPENLTERPVVIGFGPCGLFAGLVLAQMGFNPIIVERGKEVRERTKDTFGFWRKRTLNPESNVQFGEGGAGTFSDGKLYSQVKDPNFYGRKVITEFVAAGAPEEILYVSKPHIGTFKLVTMIEKMRSKIIELGGEIHFSTRVDDLHMEDGQITGVTLSNGEEIKSRHVVLAVGHSARDTFEMLHDRGVYMEAKPFSVGFRIEHKQAMIDEARFGPSAGHPILGAADYKLVHHCKNGRTVYSFCMCPGGTVVAATSEEGRVVTNGMSQYSRAERNANSAIVVGISPEVDYPGDPLAGIRFQRELESGAYTLGGENYDAPAQKIGDFLKGRDPSALGDVEPSFTPGIKLTDLSKALPPFAIEAIREAIPAFDRKIKGFASEDGLLTGVETRTSSPVCIKRGKDFQSINLKGFFPAGEGAGYAGGILSAGIDGIKVAEAVARDIVETMQNA; the protein is encoded by the coding sequence ATGATTCGTATTAATGAAATTAAACTTCCTCTTGATCATGAGGAAGGCGCGCTATTGGACGCGATTACTAAAAAGCTTGGCATTGCTGCTGAGAAAGTTATCTCTTTTAATGTCTTTAGACGCGGCTACGATGCTCGTAAGAAAACTAATATTCATCTTATCTACACGCTAGACATCATCGTTGAAGGTGATGAAGAAGCGTTGCTAGCGAAATTCGAAAAAGATCCGCACGTTCGCCAAACACCAGATATGGAATACAAATTTGTTGCGAAAGCACCAGAGAACCTAACAGAACGCCCAGTGGTGATCGGTTTTGGTCCTTGTGGTCTGTTTGCGGGTTTGGTTTTGGCTCAAATGGGTTTTAACCCAATCATCGTTGAGCGTGGTAAAGAAGTGCGTGAGCGTACTAAAGACACGTTCGGCTTTTGGCGTAAACGCACACTAAACCCAGAATCAAACGTACAGTTTGGTGAGGGCGGCGCAGGTACTTTCTCTGACGGTAAGCTTTACAGCCAAGTGAAAGATCCAAATTTCTACGGTCGTAAAGTGATCACTGAGTTTGTTGCAGCTGGCGCACCAGAAGAAATTCTATACGTAAGTAAGCCGCACATCGGTACCTTTAAACTGGTTACCATGATCGAGAAGATGCGCTCGAAAATCATCGAGTTAGGTGGTGAGATCCACTTTAGCACTCGTGTTGACGATCTACATATGGAAGATGGCCAAATCACAGGCGTAACGCTATCAAACGGTGAAGAGATCAAATCTCGTCACGTTGTTCTAGCGGTAGGTCACAGTGCTCGTGATACCTTTGAAATGCTGCACGACCGCGGCGTTTACATGGAAGCGAAGCCGTTTTCTGTTGGTTTCCGTATCGAACATAAACAAGCGATGATCGACGAAGCGCGTTTTGGTCCAAGTGCAGGTCACCCAATTCTTGGAGCAGCGGACTATAAACTGGTTCACCATTGTAAGAATGGTCGTACGGTTTATAGCTTCTGTATGTGTCCTGGCGGTACTGTTGTTGCTGCGACTTCTGAAGAAGGTCGTGTAGTAACAAACGGTATGAGCCAATATTCACGTGCAGAGCGTAACGCGAACAGCGCAATCGTAGTGGGCATTTCTCCAGAAGTTGACTACCCGGGTGATCCTCTGGCGGGTATCCGTTTCCAACGTGAACTAGAATCGGGCGCTTACACACTCGGCGGTGAGAACTACGACGCACCAGCACAGAAAATTGGTGACTTCCTGAAAGGTCGCGATCCAAGTGCATTGGGTGATGTTGAACCATCGTTTACACCTGGCATCAAACTGACTGATCTTTCTAAGGCGCTTCCACCGTTTGCAATCGAAGCGATTCGTGAAGCGATTCCAGCATTCGATCGTAAGATCAAAGGCTTTGCTTCTGAAGACGGCCTACTAACTGGTGTTGAGACGCGTACGTCTTCTCCAGTTTGCATCAAGCGTGGTAAAGACTTCCAAAGTATTAATCTGAAAGGTTTCTTCCCAGCGGGCGAAGGTGCAGGTTACGCAGGGGGTATTCTTTCTGCGGGTATTGATGGAATTAAAGTCGCCGAAGCGGTTGCTCGTGATATCGTTGAAACAATGCAAAATGCATAA
- a CDS encoding nucleotidyl transferase AbiEii/AbiGii toxin family protein yields MNLHESKDDFLEIISHTSAHFSLPQAYIEKDYFLTRCLYHLSSHGSAKHVVFKGGTSLSKVYKALYRFSEDIDLALLPEDGWSKNKQSRVLKQLFKCAAQGLEDAPGNKLATGSHYKAKRFIFPRAFQEESLGEVTDTILLECNAYTTPTPYVNKQIRSLVAQWAIDTQQHEVIEEFKLQDFHFQVLCWKRTFCEKLLGLMAAADRGELADKVRHFYDITLLLRHEDIQDFVNDDDDFFTLMSLAVKSDIDHAGDRKLVWLREDLGTNPPFSSFEKCWPEIEPAYSGAFQKMITKDEHTPQYDEMDSSLNLIKERLCAFSSTDLYRNLIS; encoded by the coding sequence GTGAATCTACATGAGTCAAAGGACGATTTTTTAGAAATAATTTCTCACACGTCAGCACATTTTTCCCTGCCTCAGGCATACATTGAAAAAGACTATTTTCTAACTCGATGCTTGTATCACCTTTCGTCACACGGCAGCGCAAAACACGTAGTGTTCAAAGGTGGTACTTCTCTTTCAAAAGTATATAAGGCTTTATATCGATTTTCTGAAGACATAGACCTTGCTTTACTTCCCGAAGATGGCTGGAGTAAAAATAAGCAGTCTAGAGTGTTAAAACAACTCTTTAAGTGTGCCGCTCAAGGGTTAGAGGATGCTCCTGGTAATAAGTTAGCAACAGGTTCTCACTACAAGGCGAAACGATTTATTTTTCCTAGGGCTTTTCAAGAAGAAAGTCTTGGTGAAGTAACTGATACTATTTTGCTTGAGTGCAACGCCTACACAACACCTACTCCATATGTTAACAAGCAAATTAGAAGTTTAGTTGCTCAATGGGCAATTGACACCCAGCAACATGAAGTTATCGAAGAGTTTAAATTACAAGATTTTCACTTTCAGGTGCTATGTTGGAAAAGAACTTTCTGTGAAAAACTATTAGGTTTGATGGCTGCCGCAGATCGTGGGGAACTGGCAGATAAAGTAAGGCATTTTTATGATATCACTCTGTTGCTACGCCACGAAGATATCCAGGATTTTGTAAACGATGACGATGACTTTTTCACTCTAATGTCACTTGCAGTTAAGAGTGATATTGATCATGCTGGAGACCGTAAACTTGTTTGGCTACGTGAAGATCTCGGAACAAATCCTCCATTTAGTAGTTTTGAGAAATGTTGGCCTGAAATTGAACCCGCATACAGTGGCGCATTTCAGAAGATGATTACAAAAGATGAACACACTCCGCAATACGATGAAATGGACAGCTCATTGAATTTAATTAAAGAGAGACTTTGTGCTTTTTCTTCAACGGATTTGTACCGCAATCTAATTAGTTAA
- the fdxA gene encoding ferredoxin FdxA, with product MAFVVTDNCIQCKYTDCVAVCPADAFHEGPNFMVINPIECIDCGLCVDECAAAAIFQEDELPEDQVIYKELNAELAEIWPVQTEVKPAMDEAEKWNGVPNKLDMLEK from the coding sequence ATGGCGTTTGTCGTAACCGATAACTGTATCCAATGTAAATACACTGACTGTGTCGCGGTATGCCCTGCTGATGCCTTCCACGAAGGCCCAAACTTTATGGTAATCAACCCGATTGAGTGCATCGACTGTGGCTTGTGCGTGGACGAATGTGCCGCAGCTGCCATCTTCCAAGAAGACGAGCTGCCAGAAGATCAAGTGATCTACAAAGAGCTCAACGCAGAACTTGCAGAAATCTGGCCGGTACAAACTGAAGTGAAGCCAGCAATGGATGAAGCGGAAAAGTGGAACGGCGTGCCAAACAAGTTGGACATGCTAGAAAAATAA
- a CDS encoding CBS domain-containing protein, producing MHSLKVKDYMTLQAVTFTKNMSLTAALDKVMQSVTLGGPVIDENEKVIGFLSEQDLLDKLVKASYHCQDTHTVEECMHEDALSVSPEMSIIELADMMKVGKPKMYPVVDDKDKLVGVITRRDVLRAIGKTLNECFKHPV from the coding sequence ATGCACTCACTAAAAGTAAAAGATTACATGACGTTGCAAGCGGTGACTTTCACCAAAAACATGTCGCTCACAGCGGCTTTGGATAAGGTGATGCAAAGTGTTACTCTAGGTGGTCCCGTTATCGACGAAAACGAGAAAGTCATTGGATTCCTTTCTGAACAAGACCTTTTAGACAAACTCGTTAAAGCCAGTTACCACTGTCAGGATACCCACACAGTAGAAGAGTGCATGCACGAAGATGCACTGTCTGTGTCACCAGAAATGTCCATCATCGAACTAGCAGATATGATGAAGGTGGGGAAACCGAAAATGTACCCAGTGGTGGATGATAAAGATAAGCTTGTCGGTGTAATTACTCGCCGTGATGTATTGAGGGCTATCGGGAAGACGCTAAACGAATGTTTCAAACATCCTGTTTAA
- a CDS encoding RNA methyltransferase, with protein MISKNQLKLLRALGQKKQRKAHGLFLVQGEKNVLELANSSLMVKQIFATAEFLEQHNQELNGFECIEASLDDLTKASTLVSNNAAIAVVEIPNVTVPQAKGLMIALDGVSDPGNLGTIIRVADWYGIKHIIASTDCADPYNPKTISATMGSFGRVQVSLVDLPSYLEDANLPVYGAFLEGESVHKTEFSAEGILLMGSESHGVREAASKFVTDKITIPAFGGAESLNVAMATGIILDNMRRQNS; from the coding sequence ATGATTTCAAAAAACCAACTAAAACTGCTGCGTGCTTTAGGTCAAAAGAAGCAGCGTAAAGCGCACGGCTTATTTCTGGTTCAAGGTGAAAAGAACGTACTGGAATTGGCGAACAGCTCACTCATGGTAAAGCAGATTTTTGCGACTGCTGAGTTTCTAGAGCAGCACAACCAAGAACTAAATGGCTTCGAGTGTATTGAAGCGTCACTAGATGACTTAACTAAAGCAAGTACGCTGGTGAGCAACAATGCAGCCATTGCTGTGGTTGAAATTCCAAACGTAACAGTGCCTCAGGCAAAAGGCTTGATGATCGCATTGGATGGCGTTTCTGATCCAGGCAACCTAGGTACGATCATTCGCGTAGCAGATTGGTACGGTATCAAGCACATCATCGCGAGCACAGATTGTGCCGATCCATACAACCCAAAAACCATCAGTGCAACCATGGGCAGCTTTGGTCGTGTTCAAGTGAGCCTAGTAGACCTACCAAGTTACTTGGAAGATGCAAACTTGCCAGTGTATGGTGCTTTCCTTGAAGGCGAGAGTGTGCACAAGACGGAATTCTCAGCAGAAGGTATTTTGTTGATGGGCAGCGAATCTCATGGTGTGCGTGAAGCGGCATCGAAGTTTGTGACCGACAAGATTACCATTCCAGCGTTTGGCGGTGCAGAGTCTCTAAACGTGGCAATGGCGACAGGTATTATTCTGGACAACATGCGTCGTCAAAACAGCTAA